The Planococcus liqunii genome includes a region encoding these proteins:
- a CDS encoding biotin/lipoyl-containing protein — protein sequence MKELKASMAGTVLNVLVAEGEAVSAGQAVLTIESMKMEIPVEAEIGGTVEKIHVEVGGFVNEEETLMTLGE from the coding sequence ATGAAAGAACTAAAAGCATCGATGGCAGGAACCGTATTGAACGTATTGGTAGCAGAAGGGGAAGCGGTAAGCGCAGGCCAAGCCGTTTTGACAATTGAATCAATGAAAATGGAAATTCCGGTTGAAGCGGAAATTGGCGGCACAGTGGAAAAAATCCACGTGGAAGTCGGTGGATTCGTCAACGAAGAAGAAACATTGATGACACTGGGAGAATAA